One stretch of Caldinitratiruptor microaerophilus DNA includes these proteins:
- a CDS encoding sigma-E processing peptidase SpoIIGA: MPLVRVVDVDVVFGLSLVVDGLWLWAAGVMAGVRVRPLRLLAAAAAGALADVVAAFPGGAALRGWGARMAGSLLLLTLGYGGTVPVRSLGRLLLYFYAAGAAIAGAAVLLGSGVPRGVAVYRAAQGYVAFSVPLAPSPLILAGAALVLAGGRLVLDSARVWRRARPDLVALRVAVGGEQVTVRALVDTGNRLHDPAGGVPVVVAERRALAPLLPPALRVHPLDDPAGAAAALPAAWARRVRLVPFRSLGTPSGLLIAIRPDRLEVQGWSRAALVALTPEPLDPAGRFQALVPGALLEDEAAGGTGSGLGTATGGCWGVRS, encoded by the coding sequence GTGCCGCTCGTCCGGGTCGTCGACGTCGACGTCGTGTTCGGGCTGTCCCTGGTCGTCGACGGCCTCTGGCTGTGGGCGGCAGGCGTCATGGCCGGCGTCCGGGTGCGCCCCTTGCGTCTTCTGGCCGCCGCCGCGGCGGGCGCACTGGCCGACGTCGTGGCCGCCTTCCCGGGAGGTGCCGCCCTGCGCGGGTGGGGAGCCCGGATGGCGGGCAGCCTCCTGCTCCTGACCCTGGGGTATGGCGGGACGGTCCCCGTCCGCTCGCTGGGCCGCCTGCTCCTCTACTTCTACGCCGCGGGCGCCGCGATCGCCGGGGCAGCCGTCCTCCTCGGTTCCGGGGTACCGCGGGGCGTGGCGGTGTACAGGGCGGCGCAGGGCTACGTCGCCTTCTCCGTGCCGCTCGCCCCTTCGCCCCTGATCCTGGCGGGGGCAGCGCTGGTGCTGGCCGGTGGCCGCCTGGTCCTGGACTCGGCCAGGGTCTGGCGGCGGGCCCGGCCCGACCTCGTCGCCCTGCGGGTCGCGGTCGGAGGGGAGCAGGTGACCGTGCGGGCGCTCGTGGATACCGGGAACCGGCTGCACGACCCCGCCGGCGGCGTTCCCGTGGTGGTGGCGGAACGCCGGGCGCTGGCACCGCTCCTGCCGCCGGCCTTGCGGGTCCACCCGCTGGACGACCCCGCCGGGGCTGCAGCTGCCCTTCCGGCTGCCTGGGCGAGGCGGGTGCGGCTGGTTCCGTTCCGGAGCCTCGGCACCCCGTCGGGGCTACTGATCGCCATCCGTCCCGACCGCCTCGAGGTGCAAGGGTGGAGCCGGGCCGCCCTGGTGGCGCTGACGCCGGAACCGCTGGACCCCGCGGGCCGGTTCCAGGCACTGGTGCCCGGCGCGCTGCTGGAGGACGAGGCCGCGGGCGGTACGGGGTCGGGGCTGGGAACTGCCACTGGAGGATGCTGGGGGGTGCGATCGTGA
- the ftsZ gene encoding cell division protein FtsZ codes for MEYEPDQAQFACIKVVGVGGGGSNAVNRMIASGLKGVEFIALNTDAQALSQSQAPSKIQIGAKLTKGLGAGANPEIGEKAAEESRDQLAEALKGADMVFITAGMGGGTGTGAAPIVAEIAKELGALTVGVVTRPFTFEGKRRQVVAEKGIAALKAKVDTLITIPNDRLLQVVDKKTSLTEAFRIADDVLRQGVQGISDLIATPGLINLDFADVRTIMSDQGSALMGIGVSSGENRSSEAARAAISSPLLETSIEGAKGVLLNITGGSDLSLYEVHEAAEIISQAADPEANIIFGAVIDESLHDQVRVTVIATGFDQDRRLRNGAPQGARELDLKPFTDDLEIPAFLRRSKS; via the coding sequence ATGGAATACGAGCCGGACCAGGCGCAGTTTGCCTGCATCAAGGTGGTCGGGGTCGGCGGCGGGGGCAGCAACGCCGTCAACCGCATGATCGCGTCGGGCCTCAAGGGCGTGGAGTTCATCGCCCTGAACACCGACGCGCAGGCGCTCAGCCAGAGCCAGGCGCCGTCGAAGATCCAGATCGGTGCCAAGCTGACGAAGGGGCTGGGCGCCGGGGCCAACCCGGAGATCGGCGAGAAGGCCGCCGAGGAGAGCCGCGATCAGCTCGCCGAGGCCCTGAAGGGCGCGGACATGGTGTTCATCACCGCGGGCATGGGCGGCGGGACCGGCACCGGCGCAGCGCCCATCGTCGCGGAGATCGCCAAGGAGCTCGGTGCGCTCACCGTCGGTGTCGTCACCCGGCCGTTCACCTTCGAGGGCAAGCGGCGCCAGGTGGTGGCCGAGAAGGGCATCGCTGCCCTCAAGGCCAAGGTGGACACGCTCATCACGATTCCCAACGACCGGCTCCTCCAGGTGGTCGACAAGAAGACCTCGCTCACCGAGGCCTTCCGGATCGCCGACGACGTGCTGCGCCAGGGCGTGCAGGGCATCTCCGACCTCATCGCGACCCCCGGCCTCATCAACCTGGACTTCGCCGACGTGCGCACCATCATGTCCGACCAGGGGTCGGCGCTCATGGGCATCGGGGTCTCGTCCGGGGAGAACCGGTCGAGCGAAGCGGCCCGGGCGGCCATCTCCAGCCCGCTTCTGGAGACGTCGATCGAAGGGGCCAAGGGCGTCCTCCTGAACATCACCGGCGGGAGCGACCTGAGCCTGTACGAGGTCCACGAGGCCGCCGAGATCATCAGCCAGGCGGCCGATCCGGAGGCGAACATCATCTTCGGGGCGGTGATCGACGAGTCGCTGCACGATCAGGTCCGGGTCACCGTGATCGCCACCGGGTTCGACCAGGACCGGCGGCTGCGCAACGGCGCGCCGCAGGGGGCCCGGGAGCTCGATCTCAAGCCCTTCACCGACGACCTCGAGATCCCCGCCTTCCTGCGCCGGTCCAAGTCGTGA
- the ftsA gene encoding cell division protein FtsA, producing MARRQRLRDAVVGLDIGSTKVAAVVAEVSQTPEPVIIGLGIAPNSGLRKGVVVDIEGTSRAILQAVEQAERMSGVEITGAVISASGSHIGSLNSRGVVAVSRPDHEITADDVRRVLEAARVINLTPDREVLHIVPREYEVDGYDGVKDPVGMVGGRLEVEAHMVTAASASLQNLMRAVARSGLEVEDLWLSGLAAGEAVLTPAEKELGVVLLDIGGGTTDITLYDKGSPWYCSVLPVGGEHITSDIAVGLRVPLPVAEQVKVEQGCATVPQAADREFELPNPSGRGTRRVTQRDVAAIIEARVQELVLLVSREIKRSGYPGMLPGGVVLTGGTAQLPGLVEWMAQVLDLPVRVGQPSGLAGMNDIVAGPAFATAVGLVRLAARSPVREAAPAQEREPSPGLLERLRNWWQALF from the coding sequence TTGGCCAGAAGGCAGCGACTGCGGGACGCGGTGGTCGGTCTCGACATCGGTAGCACCAAGGTCGCCGCGGTGGTCGCTGAGGTGTCTCAGACGCCGGAGCCTGTGATCATCGGGCTCGGCATCGCTCCCAACAGCGGCTTGCGCAAGGGGGTCGTCGTCGACATCGAGGGGACCAGCCGGGCGATCCTCCAGGCCGTGGAACAGGCGGAGCGGATGAGCGGCGTGGAGATCACCGGGGCGGTGATCAGCGCCTCGGGCAGCCACATCGGGTCCCTCAACAGCCGGGGCGTGGTGGCGGTGAGCCGCCCGGACCACGAGATCACGGCGGACGACGTCCGCCGGGTGCTCGAGGCGGCCCGGGTCATCAACCTCACGCCGGACCGGGAAGTGCTCCACATCGTCCCCCGGGAGTACGAGGTGGACGGGTACGACGGGGTCAAGGACCCCGTCGGCATGGTAGGAGGGCGTCTGGAGGTCGAGGCCCACATGGTCACGGCGGCCTCGGCCTCGTTGCAGAACCTCATGCGCGCCGTCGCCCGGAGCGGCCTGGAGGTCGAGGACCTCTGGCTCTCCGGCCTCGCCGCGGGTGAGGCGGTGCTCACGCCGGCGGAGAAGGAACTGGGGGTGGTCCTGCTCGACATCGGCGGCGGGACCACCGACATCACCCTCTACGACAAGGGGAGCCCCTGGTACTGCTCGGTCCTGCCCGTGGGGGGCGAGCACATCACCAGCGACATCGCGGTGGGGCTGCGGGTGCCGCTACCCGTCGCCGAGCAGGTGAAGGTGGAGCAGGGCTGTGCCACCGTGCCGCAGGCCGCGGACCGGGAGTTCGAGCTGCCGAATCCCTCCGGGCGCGGCACGCGGCGGGTCACGCAGCGGGACGTGGCGGCGATCATCGAGGCCCGCGTGCAGGAGCTCGTGCTGCTCGTGAGCCGCGAGATCAAGCGTTCCGGGTACCCGGGCATGCTCCCGGGCGGCGTGGTCCTGACAGGGGGGACCGCCCAGCTGCCGGGCCTGGTCGAGTGGATGGCCCAGGTCCTCGACCTGCCCGTGCGGGTCGGGCAGCCTTCCGGCCTCGCCGGCATGAACGACATCGTGGCCGGGCCTGCCTTCGCCACGGCGGTCGGTCTGGTCCGGCTGGCGGCGCGCAGCCCCGTGCGGGAGGCGGCTCCGGCGCAGGAGCGGGAGCCCTCGCCGGGGCTCCTGGAGCGCTTGCGCAACTGGTGGCAGGCGCTTTTCTGA
- a CDS encoding small basic family protein — protein MLRLLVMVLGLAAGLVAGFLVPVVPSVSYARYLSIAVLASIDSAFGGLRAGLEGKYDQAVFLSGFFFNMVMAAGFIYVGDRLGVSDLYFAAVAAMGIRVFQNLGIIRRRLFERWGILAPSRDRGAPLGQ, from the coding sequence GTGCTCAGGCTGCTCGTGATGGTGCTGGGGCTGGCGGCCGGCCTCGTGGCCGGCTTCCTCGTGCCGGTCGTCCCCAGCGTCAGCTACGCCCGCTACCTGTCGATCGCCGTCCTGGCCAGCATCGACTCGGCCTTCGGCGGCCTGCGGGCCGGTCTGGAGGGCAAGTACGACCAGGCCGTCTTCCTGAGCGGCTTCTTCTTCAACATGGTCATGGCCGCCGGCTTCATCTACGTCGGCGACCGCCTCGGCGTCTCCGACCTGTACTTCGCCGCGGTGGCTGCCATGGGCATCCGGGTCTTCCAGAACCTCGGCATCATCCGGCGCCGCCTCTTCGAGCGCTGGGGGATCCTCGCGCCGTCCAGGGACCGGGGGGCGCCCCTCGGGCAGTGA
- a CDS encoding DUF881 domain-containing protein produces MPRGGQWAIALVLVVLGFMLSMQWRVQQKVAAADVTVERVEDLTQQLRGVERERDALTKEVADLRTQVQNLANREAHYKDLAGELERLRVAAGLVPLEGPGVRVVLDDSARPWRPGENPNAFIIHDEDILRVVNELLASGAEAIAVNGQRLTARSEIRCVGPTVMVNGVRTSTPVEILAIGDPDTLERGLRLKGGVLDVLELYSIQVSVEKRPQVRIPAYRGSLQFDHARPVSE; encoded by the coding sequence GTGCCCAGAGGGGGGCAGTGGGCCATCGCCCTGGTGCTCGTCGTGCTCGGCTTCATGCTTTCGATGCAGTGGCGGGTCCAGCAGAAGGTGGCGGCCGCCGACGTCACCGTCGAGCGCGTCGAGGATCTGACCCAGCAGCTCCGCGGCGTCGAGCGGGAGCGGGACGCGCTCACCAAGGAGGTCGCCGACCTTCGCACGCAGGTGCAGAACCTGGCGAACCGGGAGGCCCATTACAAGGACCTGGCGGGCGAACTGGAGCGGCTGCGGGTGGCCGCCGGCCTCGTGCCCCTGGAGGGCCCCGGCGTGCGGGTGGTCCTGGACGACTCGGCCCGCCCGTGGCGGCCCGGCGAGAACCCGAACGCCTTCATCATCCATGACGAGGACATCCTCCGGGTCGTCAACGAGCTTCTCGCCAGCGGGGCCGAGGCGATCGCCGTGAACGGACAGCGGCTCACCGCCCGGTCGGAGATCCGTTGCGTGGGCCCCACGGTGATGGTGAACGGCGTGCGTACCAGCACGCCGGTGGAGATCCTGGCCATCGGCGACCCGGACACCCTCGAGCGCGGGCTGCGCCTCAAGGGCGGGGTCCTGGACGTGCTGGAACTGTACAGCATTCAGGTGAGCGTGGAGAAGAGGCCCCAGGTGCGGATCCCCGCCTACCGGGGTAGCCTCCAGTTCGACCACGCGCGGCCGGTGAGCGAATAG
- a CDS encoding cell division protein FtsQ/DivIB, whose amino-acid sequence MQGGPRAGASGSLPLAVSALALLVLLTGYALAQAPPYRLQRVDLVGAAHLRPEDVLVAAGLEPGALRWRHPAERIRRRLIEGEPWVRDARVSWLPGGILRVEVTERTPVALLPYYNLYAVLDADGVILRLARLDEYRLPVITGIPLPRGLRGEQVRHPHLAGALEAAELLPEAALADLSELAVSPQGDLSLIFRGPVVAILGPPTSLREKVLALLATGPDGGRTLLEEARLTGHNVDLRNPARPTLSPGAAVPAPDAGEAGGADGAAGT is encoded by the coding sequence ATGCAGGGCGGGCCGCGGGCCGGCGCCTCGGGGAGCCTGCCGCTGGCCGTGAGCGCCCTGGCGCTCCTGGTCCTTCTCACCGGGTACGCGCTGGCACAGGCTCCGCCCTACCGCCTGCAGCGGGTCGACCTGGTGGGGGCGGCGCACCTGCGCCCCGAGGACGTGCTCGTGGCGGCCGGGCTCGAGCCCGGCGCACTGCGCTGGCGCCACCCGGCCGAGCGCATCCGCCGCCGGCTGATCGAGGGCGAGCCCTGGGTCCGCGACGCCCGGGTGAGCTGGCTGCCCGGCGGGATCCTGCGGGTGGAGGTCACCGAGCGGACCCCGGTCGCTCTGCTGCCGTACTACAACCTGTACGCCGTCCTCGACGCCGACGGGGTGATCCTCCGCCTGGCGCGTCTGGACGAGTACCGCCTCCCGGTCATCACCGGCATCCCGCTCCCCCGTGGCCTGCGGGGTGAGCAGGTCCGGCACCCGCACCTGGCCGGGGCGCTGGAGGCGGCGGAGCTCCTGCCGGAGGCCGCTCTGGCCGACCTCTCCGAGCTGGCGGTGAGTCCGCAGGGCGACCTCTCGCTGATCTTCCGGGGGCCTGTGGTCGCCATCCTGGGGCCGCCCACCTCGCTGCGGGAGAAGGTCCTGGCGCTTCTGGCCACCGGACCGGACGGGGGCCGGACGCTCCTCGAGGAGGCCCGCCTCACCGGCCACAACGTCGACCTGCGCAACCCGGCGCGGCCCACGCTGTCGCCTGGCGCCGCGGTCCCGGCCCCCGACGCCGGGGAGGCCGGCGGGGCAGACGGGGCCGCCGGTACCTAG
- the murA gene encoding UDP-N-acetylglucosamine 1-carboxyvinyltransferase, with protein sequence MQSGKECLRVVGGRRLVGTTRPGGAKNAILPILAATVLTRETCVIRGVPAIRDVQVMIEILRRLGVKVRQEEDASGLVLSVSAADLDSWEVREDLTREMRSSIFLMGPLLGRLGRVRMAYPGGCAIGPRPIDYHLRGLAHMGARVEERHGYIEAEAAHLLGREIYLDFPSVGATENLMMAAVLARGTTIIRGAAREPEITDLQNLLNAMGARVRGAGLDVIRVEGVGRLHGCEHTVIPDRIEAGSLMAAAAITGGDVRLEGVIAEHVEAVSAKLTEMGAEIVDEGDGAIRVRGPKRLKAVDVKTLPYPGIPTDMQPQFMALATVADGTSVITETIFENRFKQAEELRRMGAQIKVVGHTAVVQGVDRLSGAAVSAPALREGMALVLAGLVADGETRVYGTEHIDRGYERLEAKLRDLGADVERIVE encoded by the coding sequence GTGCAGTCTGGCAAGGAGTGCTTGCGTGTCGTCGGCGGCCGGCGCCTGGTCGGTACGACCCGGCCAGGCGGGGCCAAGAACGCGATCCTCCCGATCCTGGCCGCGACCGTGCTGACCCGCGAAACCTGCGTCATCCGCGGGGTGCCCGCCATCCGGGACGTGCAGGTGATGATCGAGATCCTGCGGCGCCTGGGTGTGAAGGTCCGGCAGGAGGAGGATGCGTCCGGCCTCGTCCTGTCGGTTTCGGCCGCCGACCTCGACAGCTGGGAAGTGCGTGAGGACCTCACGCGGGAAATGCGGTCGTCCATCTTCCTCATGGGCCCTCTCCTCGGCCGCCTCGGGCGGGTGCGGATGGCATACCCCGGGGGGTGCGCGATCGGCCCCCGCCCCATCGACTACCACCTGCGCGGCCTCGCCCACATGGGCGCCCGGGTGGAGGAGCGGCACGGCTACATCGAGGCCGAGGCCGCGCACCTGCTCGGCCGGGAGATCTACCTCGACTTCCCGAGCGTGGGCGCCACCGAGAACCTCATGATGGCGGCCGTTCTGGCCCGGGGCACCACCATCATCCGGGGAGCGGCCCGGGAGCCCGAGATCACGGACCTGCAGAACCTCCTGAACGCGATGGGCGCCCGGGTCCGTGGGGCCGGCCTCGACGTCATCCGCGTCGAGGGGGTCGGGCGCCTGCACGGCTGCGAGCACACGGTGATTCCCGACCGGATCGAGGCGGGCAGCCTCATGGCCGCGGCCGCCATCACGGGCGGGGACGTCCGGCTGGAGGGGGTCATCGCCGAGCACGTGGAGGCGGTGTCCGCCAAGCTGACCGAGATGGGTGCGGAGATCGTCGACGAGGGGGACGGCGCCATCCGGGTGCGCGGCCCGAAGCGGCTCAAGGCGGTCGACGTGAAGACGCTGCCGTACCCCGGCATTCCGACCGACATGCAGCCCCAGTTCATGGCCCTCGCCACCGTGGCGGACGGCACCAGCGTGATCACCGAGACCATCTTCGAGAACCGGTTCAAGCAGGCGGAGGAACTCCGGCGCATGGGCGCGCAGATCAAGGTGGTGGGCCACACGGCAGTGGTGCAGGGGGTCGACCGCCTGTCCGGTGCGGCCGTGTCCGCCCCGGCCCTCCGGGAGGGGATGGCCCTGGTGCTGGCCGGGCTGGTCGCCGACGGCGAGACCCGGGTCTACGGCACCGAGCACATCGACCGGGGGTACGAGCGGCTCGAGGCGAAGCTGCGGGACCTGGGGGCCGACGTGGAGCGGATCGTGGAGTAG